atttcaaatacatTGCTAATGTCAAAGATGTATCtttgtaaaacatttttttcaaaatataaatctttCTAAAACGAAAGGACACTATTTCATTGCAGGTGAATCAAAAAGGAGGCGCTAACTTTAAGACAATAAACGAAGCGATCAAGAGCATTCCGACTGGAAACAAGAACCGTGTGATCATCAAGTTGGCTCCAGGTGTATACAATGAAAAGGTCACGATCGACGTGGCGCGACCATTCGTTACATTGCTTGGTCAACCTGGTTCAGAAACGATCTTGACTTACCACGGAACGGCTGCTCAGTACGGAACCGTAGAGAGTGCAACTCTTATAGTCTGGTCTGACTATTTCTTGGCAGCGAACCTCATCATCAAAGTATGTGAAATATATATACGTTCTACGTACGTTATCGCATTACTTACTATATATACTGATCTAATGTATGTGTATATTTGATTATGTTATTCTGTAGAATACTGCTCCTATGCCGAAACCAGGTGCACAAGGACAAGCTCTAGCTATGAGGATCAACGGTGACAAGGCAGCTTTTTACAGCTGTAAATTCTACGGTTTTCAAGATACTCTTTGCGACGACAAAGGCAACCATTTCTTTAAGGACTGTTACATCGAAGGAACCTATGATTTTATCTTTGGAAGAGGAGCTTCCTTGTATTTGGTAAGCttaaactattaattatataaataattatattcttaattataaacttaattatatataacatgtttatatataatcgATAGAACACGCAATTGCACGCTGTTGGAGATGGATTAAGAGTGATAACGGCACAAGCTCGACAAAGTGATACCGAGCAAAACGGATACACGTTCGTGCACTGCAAAATCACTGGGACCGGAACCGGAATTTATCTGGGCCGGTCTTGGATGAGCCATCCAAAAGTTATCTATGCTTTTACAGAGATGAGTAGCGTGGTCAATCCAGCTGGCTGGAGGGAAAACTTCAACCGCGGCTATGACAAGTAACATTTCATATTATCTCAATCACATAATCACATATATAACTCAATCAgttacattttcatatatttgatcATAAACTGAATCGGATATTGTGATTTGTATAAATTCAGGACGGTGTTCTATGGAGAATACAAGTGTTTCGGAGCAGGTTCACACCAAGAGAAGAGAGTGCCTTACACACAAGATGTTGATCAAAACGAAGTTAGGCCTTTCCTCACTCTTGGTTACATCAAGGGTTCCACTTGGCTACTTCCTCCTCCTAAATACTGAAAATTTTCTTAAGATAAAATATTGATTAATGTAACAGTCCTTAATCCTTAAACCAGTGAAATGTTcccatcttttatttttgtattactTGAGATATGGAACTATTCAATTCAATTAT
The window above is part of the Brassica napus cultivar Da-Ae chromosome C3, Da-Ae, whole genome shotgun sequence genome. Proteins encoded here:
- the LOC106405870 gene encoding probable pectinesterase 50; this encodes MGYISLTIVAFLIAFASPVVLATNTAPIPEDRSQIPQWFQTNVAPYSQRKGTLDPALEAAETARQIITVNQKGGANFKTINEAIKSIPTGNKNRVIIKLAPGVYNEKVTIDVARPFVTLLGQPGSETILTYHGTAAQYGTVESATLIVWSDYFLAANLIIKNTAPMPKPGAQGQALAMRINGDKAAFYSCKFYGFQDTLCDDKGNHFFKDCYIEGTYDFIFGRGASLYLNTQLHAVGDGLRVITAQARQSDTEQNGYTFVHCKITGTGTGIYLGRSWMSHPKVIYAFTEMSSVVNPAGWRENFNRGYDKTVFYGEYKCFGAGSHQEKRVPYTQDVDQNEVRPFLTLGYIKGSTWLLPPPKY